A region from the Vicia villosa cultivar HV-30 ecotype Madison, WI linkage group LG3, Vvil1.0, whole genome shotgun sequence genome encodes:
- the LOC131659720 gene encoding uncharacterized protein LOC131659720, with protein MINWQALECIMAELGIPPKFLNWIMQSMTSVSYRFNINGVHSKMLIVRRGIRQGDPISPYLFAMLMEYLQRSLHQMQLNPSFKHHAKCKKLQLTNLMFADDVLLFARGDSNSVDLLLTAFYKFLNSTGMQINKGKSKLFCGSVTQEMKNILLNLSGFQEGVMPFKYLGVPITSKKLSIHHYMGLIDKIVSRTRIWTSKLLTYAGRLQLIKSISFALANYWMLCFPLPKAVLAKIDAKCRSFLWTGKDHISHKSLVAWKTVSQPMTKGGLGVIDIHTWNKCTMLKLLWNICNKPDSLWVKWVHSYYLKKHTVLEFNPTSASTWIIKEVMNARVFLQSCQTQWEGMN; from the coding sequence ATGATAAATTGGCAAGCATTGGAATGTATTATGGCTGAACTAGGTATCCCTCCTAAATTCCTCAATTGGATAATGCAGAGTATGACCAGTGTGTCATATAGATTTAATATTAATGGTGTCCATTCTAAAATGCTTATTGTTAGAAGAGGAATAAGGCAAGGGGATCCCATCTCCCCTTACCTTTTTGCTATGCTAATGGAATATTTGCAGAGAAGTTTACATCAGATGCAATTGAATCCTAGCTTCAAACATCATGCCAAGTGTAAAAAATTGCAGCTTACTAATCTAATGTTTGCAGATGATGTTCTGTTGTTTGCTAGAGGGGATAGCAATTCTGTTGACCTTTTATTGACTGCCTTCTATAAGTTCCTTAACTCCACAGGTATGCAGATTAATAAAGGTAAAAGTAAGCTTTTCTGTGGTTCTGTTACTCAAGAGATGAAGAATATCCTTCTTAATCTCTCTGGTTTCCAAGAAGGTGTGATGCCTTTCAAGTACTTAGGAGTGCCTATTACAAGCAAGAAACTCTCCATTCATCACTATATGGGGCTAATTGATAAAATTGTTAGCAGAACGCGTATCTGGACTTCTAAATTGCTTACCTATGCTGGTAGATTGCAATTAATCAAAAGCATATCATTTGCCCTTGCCAATTATTGGATGCTTTGCTTTCCTTTGCCCAAAGCAGTTCTTGCTAAAATTGATGCAAAATGTCGTTCCTTCCTCTGGACAGGTAAAGACCATATTAGTCACAAGAGTCTAGTTGCATGGAAGACTGTGAGTCAGCCTATGACAAAAGGTGGTCTTGGAGTGATCGACATCCACACATGGAACAAATGCACGATGTTGAAGTTATTATGGAACATTTGTAATAAACCGGATAGCTTATGGGTTAAATGGGTCCACTCCTATTATCTGAAGAAGCACACTGTTTTGGAATTTAATCCTACTTCTGCTAGCACATGGATCATTAAAGAAGTTATGAATGCTAGAGTTTTTCTCCAATCCTGTCAAACACAATGGGAAGGGATGAATTAG